ATCAACGAACTCGGGTGGAAACCTCAGTTCCCGAAACTCCAGGACATCGTCGCGACTGCGTGGGCATGGCACCGCAAACATCCGAACGGTTATCGCGACTGATGGCTTCTACCGTGCCTGCCTAGGCGCCTGGTGCGCACGCAGCGCAGCGGTCATCTCGGCGGCGAGCACTTCCGGGTTCCACTCGTTGCCGATGAAAATCTTCTTCACGCGCCCGTCTGCATCGATCACCACCGTCCGAAGGTTGTGGTCGAAACCGCCGCGTTCGTCGCGCGAGAATTTGAGCCCCAGTTGATCGCAGATGGCGGTCACGTCAATCAGAGCGCCAGTCGCAAACGTCCACTGTGCCGGCTTCGCCTCGTAGTATTCCGCGAAACGGCTGAGGACTTGCGGAGTGTCAAACTCTGGATCGAAAGACAGCGAAAGCAGGTGCCAGTTTGTGGGTGCGAATTCGGATGCGAGCAATTTCGCCTGGGTCTCCCCAAAGTAACGCGCGGTCTGCGGGCAGAACGTCGGAAACGGACAGCGGGTGAAGAGGAAGTTGATCGCCCACACTTTGCCTTTGAAATCATCCGTGCTGAAAACCTTTCCAGCTTGGTTCGTAAAACTGTAAGGCGGAAGCCGATCCCCGACCTCCAGCGGCTCGACGTCTCGGACGAGCCGGAACGGCCCCGTCGTCGGCGGATCGTTTCGTTTCGGCCCAGTCACCTTCACTTGATCAATCCAGCCATAATTCTCCGTCACGATCATGCGGAAGCTCACGGGATGCCCTGCCTCGACTCCTGCGAGTTCGTTCGTGTCCTTCACGTCGAACGACATTGTCATCGGAGGCATGTAACCGGGGATTTCGTCGTGCTTGATCCGTATGGACTTTTCTTCCGGGGTCACTTCAACAACGAGACCGGTGACGTTGAAGACCTGCTGGTTCGTGGCGCTGCCCACGTTGCGCTGAGCTGCGAAGCCCTGCCCTGCGATGGCAAAAAGGATCAGAAATACAAACTGGCGCATAGCCCTAACCTGCCGCATTCGGAACAGCTTTGGCAAGGGCACTTGCGGCGCGTTCGCTCCAGGCGCCTTCACTGCGTGGTCGCGATTGAAACCCTGCCGCGTAATTTGATTGTGGCCCCTGGCATTGGAGAGTGAGAAGTATGGCCGTCATGCAAGGATGGACCCTGTCTCTATGGCGCGAACGATG
This DNA window, taken from Verrucomicrobiia bacterium, encodes the following:
- a CDS encoding SCO family protein, yielding MRQFVFLILFAIAGQGFAAQRNVGSATNQQVFNVTGLVVEVTPEEKSIRIKHDEIPGYMPPMTMSFDVKDTNELAGVEAGHPVSFRMIVTENYGWIDQVKVTGPKRNDPPTTGPFRLVRDVEPLEVGDRLPPYSFTNQAGKVFSTDDFKGKVWAINFLFTRCPFPTFCPQTARYFGETQAKLLASEFAPTNWHLLSLSFDPEFDTPQVLSRFAEYYEAKPAQWTFATGALIDVTAICDQLGLKFSRDERGGFDHNLRTVVIDADGRVKKIFIGNEWNPEVLAAEMTAALRAHQAPRQAR